A stretch of the Elephas maximus indicus isolate mEleMax1 chromosome 3, mEleMax1 primary haplotype, whole genome shotgun sequence genome encodes the following:
- the LOC126071439 gene encoding late cornified envelope protein 3C-like has protein sequence MSCQQSQQQCQAPPKCPSPKCPPKTPTQCLPKVSSSCALSSGGCHGPSSEAGCCLSHHRRHRSHRCWRQSSNCSDDGSGEQSGGSHCGHSSGQCGRDKQL, from the coding sequence ATGTCCTGCCAGCAGAGCCAGCAGCAGTGCCAGGCCCCTCCCAAGTGCCCTTCACCCAAGTGCCCCCCAAAGACCCCTACACAGTGCTTGCCCAAAGTCTCCTCCAGCTGTGCCCTCAGCTCTGGGGGCTGCCATGGCCCCAGCTCTGAGGCCGGCTGCTGCCTGAGCCACCACAGGCGCCACAGGTCCCACCGATGCTGGCGCCAGAGCTCCAACTGCAGTGATGATGGCAGTGGTGAGCAGTCTGGGGGCTCCCACTGTGGCCACAGCTCTGGGCAGTGTGGACGAGACAAGCAATTGTAA